The DNA window GGCGGTTGATCCTGGTGGTGGCGGTGAAGCCGGCCCTGAGCCGGGGGCCGGCGTCGCGGCCGTCCTCCCACCAGGGGGTGTCCCACTGCCCCAGGTACGTGACGTCGAACGTCACGGGGCGGGTCACGCCCCGGATGGTGAGTTCTCCGGTGACTTCGAATTCGGTCGCGCTCGCCTGCTGGACGCGCGTCCCGGTGAAGGTCCATTCCGGGTGGTTCTCGCAGTCGAAGAAGTCCGCGCTGCGCAGGTGTGCGTCGCGCTGTTCCTGGCCGGTGTACACCCCGGTCGCGTCGATCACCGCTTCCACGCGGGCGTTCTCCGGGTCGTCGGGATCGACCTCCAGCGAACCGCGTACGTTCTTCAACTGCCCGCGCACGTAGGTGACCATCATGTGCCTGGCGCGGAATTCGGCGCCGGTGTGGCCGGGCTCGAAGAACCATCTGGTGCTGCCCATGACACCTCCCGGGAAGAACCCCCCGCCCGTGTAGCGCCCACCCCTTCCGCCAGGATAGGGCGCCATGGAATTCTCCGCGCCTGCGTGCGTCCTGGGCAGCACCGGCCTCTGCGCGCCCCACACCGACCGGGGCCA is part of the Streptomyces roseifaciens genome and encodes:
- a CDS encoding YceI family protein, encoding MGSTRWFFEPGHTGAEFRARHMMVTYVRGQLKNVRGSLEVDPDDPENARVEAVIDATGVYTGQEQRDAHLRSADFFDCENHPEWTFTGTRVQQASATEFEVTGELTIRGVTRPVTFDVTYLGQWDTPWWEDGRDAGPRLRAGFTATTRINRQDFGVSWNDVVDRGGVVVSDMVDVTVDVEAVREQGRE